The following proteins are co-located in the Vigna angularis cultivar LongXiaoDou No.4 chromosome 2, ASM1680809v1, whole genome shotgun sequence genome:
- the LOC108328080 gene encoding light-regulated protein, chloroplastic — MQTALTFAVPNVVPLAPTKTVTHLTNFPTKLKTPRPSPRYSPIRVATVDPDTSTVDYNSAFSVFPAEACETVGGEACMAEMYPEAKLQPQAKNDTPRTATENVEREYLEYNDPQTVFRGEACDDLGGTFCEPEFQKNVY; from the exons ATGCAAACAGCTTTAACCTTTGCTGTCCCGAACGTTGTGCCTTTGGCACCCACAAAGACTGTCACCCATCTCACCAACTTCCCTACCAAATTGAAAACCCCACGCCCCTCCCCTCGTTACTCTCCGATAAGGGTTGCAACTGTGGATCCCGACACTTCAACAGTGGACTACAACTCGGCCTTCTC AGTGTTTCCAGCAGAAGCATGCGAAACTGTAGGAGGGGAAGCCTGCATGGCAGAGATGTACCCTGAAGCCAAGCTGCAGCCACAAGCTAAGAACGACACACCACGAACAGCTACAGAGAACGTTGAGAGAGAGTATCTTGAATACAATGATCCTCAAAC GGTATTTCGGGGAGAGGCTTGTGATGATCTTGGAGGAACTTTCTGTGAGCCCGAGTTTCAGAAGAATGTATATTAG